One window of Arcobacter sp. LA11 genomic DNA carries:
- a CDS encoding DUF748 domain-containing protein, with protein sequence MKKNKLLIIISSLIIIYGLIGFIALPKILKPQIQKAINENITQQSSLEKIEFNPFLLKFSVHNLKIFNEKETTVSVEKLLIDFSIFKSIDERHISFRDLELINPYINIIEYQDGSINLQKLAKEKKDEPEIEENKESSDIKFQIYRTILDNAKIKFTKLSDKEEPFTLNIDKLNYTFYDMGTYRNTLASHTLKILINQNSELEIKGGVRLAPFKMHGNVELKNFKPNDFLTYKKDILNFDLDEKTYLNMQFGYKVDASKELKLEINDAHINLRNLDIKQNDDSIFSLKHFDIENLNLNYPENTVTVDSIFLDKLNSKIINDKDNTINLATLIKSDEEPINKDDKKNLTNKEENVIKTEEPLVHNEIKKDIEDTTNNSNDKKWKVLVKKLDIKDSNISFNDIKNALFLDTKNININLSDFKLDGNDVYLDNLALSKPDIIIKDKKNNLNITNKETSLNISGVKLKDSILEVNNVSLSNKELLFKDIKNNIDILTQNISIKLKTLSQNKDNLGIEKITLSTPKINYKDNKNKLSVFAKKSDILISNIKKEEDNILISNVNVKNPSVFFNDSKNKLTVVSNAIAFDTQNLNIKGSDLSVKKTNLKTNTIKVDDKKSKLKITTKNVNIIATDTSLIKERLKVAILSLTKPTIYFTDNKNNTSLVANRLTLKINNITNYKNALNISKINLYEPNLTFKDKNNKTDILAKNLYLNVQKISHKNNRLKILRSSLNKPYISITLGKQDKKPETTTNNKTEEKVKKVVKKKTKKKKSSFSFDIGPFKIKNAKMTFEDKNLPIPFKTDMTKLNGEFSRLNSSSSKPTKLKLEGAVDKYGYTKITGTVDINDIKLLTDTNLLFKNIAIKNFTPYSGKFVGREIESGKLNLDLKYNIKRSNLNAQNSIVISDIKLGKNVESPDAVNLPLELAIALLEDTDGVIDLNLPVAGNVDDPQFSIAPIVWKVFTNLIVKAITSPFRLLASVFGLSEEDIKSLEFEFGKDEIIASEKESLDNIAKILSKKPKLAIKIKQAYHKQKDKIAMQDIKFEKFLEKKMKKIVRGDEYKEALEDLYEDIKEAKDLDDIEKQFTKLNKDKKEEFDTTAYVEYLRKTLASKQKVEENELKLLAKKRAKNVIDYLTKVKKISASAVVVEEDIIIQETEDSKWVVFNLDVSVKK encoded by the coding sequence ATGAAAAAAAATAAGTTACTTATAATAATTTCGTCCCTAATCATTATTTATGGACTTATAGGCTTTATAGCTCTTCCAAAGATATTAAAACCTCAAATCCAAAAAGCAATAAATGAAAATATAACTCAACAATCAAGTTTAGAAAAAATAGAGTTTAATCCTTTTTTACTTAAGTTCTCAGTTCACAATCTAAAAATATTTAATGAAAAAGAGACAACAGTAAGTGTAGAAAAACTTTTAATAGATTTTTCTATTTTTAAATCTATTGATGAACGACATATTAGCTTTAGAGACTTAGAGTTAATAAATCCATATATAAATATAATCGAATATCAAGATGGTTCAATAAATCTACAAAAGCTTGCAAAAGAGAAAAAAGATGAACCAGAAATAGAAGAAAATAAAGAGAGTTCAGATATAAAATTTCAAATATATAGAACTATATTAGATAATGCAAAAATCAAATTTACAAAACTATCAGATAAAGAAGAACCTTTTACTCTAAATATTGATAAACTAAACTATACTTTTTATGATATGGGAACATATAGAAATACTTTAGCTTCTCATACACTAAAAATTTTAATTAATCAAAATTCTGAACTAGAAATAAAAGGTGGAGTAAGATTAGCTCCATTTAAGATGCATGGAAATGTTGAATTAAAAAACTTTAAACCAAATGATTTTTTAACATATAAAAAAGATATTTTAAATTTTGATTTAGATGAAAAGACTTATTTAAATATGCAGTTTGGATATAAAGTTGATGCAAGTAAAGAGTTAAAACTAGAAATAAATGATGCACATATAAATCTCAGAAATCTTGATATTAAACAAAATGATGACTCAATTTTTTCATTAAAACATTTTGATATTGAAAACTTAAACCTTAATTATCCTGAAAACACAGTGACCGTAGATTCTATTTTTTTAGATAAGTTAAACTCTAAAATAATAAATGATAAAGACAACACTATAAATCTTGCTACATTGATTAAATCTGATGAAGAACCAATAAATAAAGATGATAAGAAAAACCTTACTAATAAAGAAGAAAATGTTATAAAAACAGAAGAACCTTTAGTACATAATGAAATTAAAAAAGATATAGAAGATACGACGAATAATAGCAATGATAAAAAATGGAAAGTATTAGTAAAAAAACTAGATATAAAAGATTCAAATATTAGTTTTAATGACATAAAAAATGCCTTATTTCTAGATACAAAAAATATTAATATAAATCTTAGTGATTTTAAACTAGATGGAAATGATGTATATCTTGATAATCTAGCATTATCAAAACCAGATATTATTATAAAAGATAAAAAGAATAATCTAAATATTACAAATAAAGAAACATCTTTAAATATTAGTGGAGTTAAATTAAAAGATTCTATTTTAGAAGTAAATAATGTTTCACTATCAAATAAAGAACTACTATTTAAAGATATTAAAAACAATATAGATATTCTAACGCAAAATATAAGTATAAAACTTAAAACTCTATCTCAAAACAAAGATAACTTAGGTATTGAAAAAATCACACTAAGTACACCAAAAATAAATTATAAAGATAATAAAAACAAGCTAAGTGTATTTGCAAAAAAGAGCGATATTTTAATCTCTAATATTAAAAAAGAAGAGGATAATATATTAATTTCAAATGTAAATGTAAAAAATCCATCAGTTTTCTTTAATGATAGTAAAAATAAACTAACTGTAGTAAGTAATGCCATTGCATTTGATACTCAAAATTTAAATATAAAAGGTTCTGATTTATCAGTTAAAAAAACAAATTTAAAAACAAATACTATTAAAGTAGATGATAAAAAAAGTAAACTAAAAATCACTACTAAAAATGTAAATATAATTGCTACAGACACTTCTTTAATAAAAGAAAGACTAAAAGTTGCCATATTAAGTCTTACTAAACCTACAATTTATTTTACAGATAATAAAAATAATACTTCACTAGTAGCTAATAGGTTAACTCTTAAGATTAACAATATAACTAACTATAAAAATGCGTTAAATATTTCAAAAATCAATTTATATGAGCCTAATTTAACATTTAAAGATAAAAATAACAAAACTGATATTCTTGCCAAAAATCTATACTTAAATGTACAAAAAATATCTCATAAAAACAATAGACTTAAGATATTACGTTCAAGTTTAAATAAGCCATATATATCTATCACTCTAGGTAAACAAGATAAAAAACCAGAAACTACAACAAATAATAAAACTGAAGAAAAAGTAAAAAAAGTTGTTAAGAAAAAAACTAAAAAGAAAAAGTCTTCTTTTTCTTTTGACATAGGTCCTTTTAAAATTAAAAATGCAAAAATGACTTTTGAAGACAAGAACTTACCTATTCCATTTAAAACTGACATGACAAAATTAAATGGTGAATTTTCAAGATTAAACTCAAGTAGTTCAAAACCAACTAAGCTAAAACTAGAAGGTGCTGTTGATAAATATGGATATACAAAAATAACTGGTACAGTTGATATAAATGATATAAAACTCTTAACAGATACAAACTTATTGTTTAAAAATATTGCTATTAAGAACTTCACTCCTTACTCTGGAAAATTTGTAGGAAGAGAGATAGAAAGTGGAAAACTAAATTTAGACTTGAAGTATAATATTAAAAGATCTAACTTAAATGCTCAAAACTCTATTGTAATAAGTGATATAAAACTTGGTAAAAATGTAGAAAGTCCTGATGCGGTTAATTTACCATTAGAGTTAGCAATAGCGCTGTTAGAAGACACTGATGGTGTAATAGATTTAAATTTACCCGTAGCTGGGAATGTTGATGATCCACAGTTTTCAATTGCTCCTATAGTATGGAAAGTATTTACAAACTTGATTGTTAAAGCTATAACATCGCCTTTTAGACTATTAGCTTCGGTATTTGGATTAAGTGAAGAAGATATCAAAAGTTTAGAATTTGAATTTGGTAAAGATGAAATAATCGCTTCAGAAAAAGAATCACTTGATAATATTGCTAAAATATTATCAAAGAAGCCTAAACTAGCTATCAAAATAAAACAAGCGTACCACAAACAAAAAGATAAAATTGCAATGCAAGATATCAAATTTGAGAAATTTTTAGAAAAGAAAATGAAAAAGATTGTACGTGGAGATGAATATAAAGAAGCTTTAGAAGATTTATATGAAGATATAAAAGAAGCTAAAGATTTAGATGATATAGAAAAACAATTTACAAAATTAAATAAAGATAAAAAAGAAGAATTCGATACAACTGCATATGTAGAATATTTAAGAAAAACTTTAGCCTCAAAACAAAAAGTTGAAGAGAATGAACTTAAACTTCTTGCTAAAAAAAGAGCTAAAAATGTAATAGACTATTTAACAAAAGTTAAAAAAATCTCTGCTTCTGCTGTAGTAGTTGAAGAGGACATTATTATTCAAGAAACAGAAGATTCAAAATGGGTAGTATTTAATTTAGATGTATCAGTAAAAAAATAG
- a CDS encoding DUF6858 family protein: MKQKIFKDKYHIFEIEFDKTEIEFSSVNEIINTLKNKIDENEIIAYIATFDQFSHTKKIKGEISPTIKDAKNIVFCFGKEIPTPEVLAVRPRSIGVVELEDSFVVNFLEAPNEMANASMEDMIKSLKK; the protein is encoded by the coding sequence ATGAAACAAAAAATATTTAAAGATAAATATCATATATTTGAAATAGAGTTTGATAAAACAGAGATTGAATTTTCAAGTGTCAATGAAATCATAAATACATTAAAAAATAAAATAGATGAGAATGAAATAATTGCATATATTGCTACTTTTGACCAGTTTTCACATACAAAGAAAATAAAAGGTGAAATTAGTCCTACAATAAAAGATGCCAAAAATATAGTATTTTGTTTTGGAAAAGAGATTCCAACTCCAGAAGTATTAGCTGTTCGTCCAAGAAGTATTGGGGTAGTAGAACTTGAAGATTCTTTTGTAGTAAACTTCTTAGAAGCTCCAAATGAAATGGCAAATGCCTCTATGGAAGATATGATTAAATCTCTTAAAAAGTAA
- a CDS encoding endonuclease MutS2, translating into MQDIFKKLDLLDYIDSFSKLLSREKSIILEGDINIHHRLIKELSNYQIKEPPKLENLDSALIHIQKQGILKVYEIYEFVKIIKYFSYLKKFNFDGKLQEWIDKIIIPNEIINISSYFDEKSNLRQGINEDYDAIKGAIYQNKQEIKQSLYKIINSTKLRSYLVDSQVHYINGEECILVRGGFNHILKASVINRSNSGFFYVLPHSVSALKQKQSDLLNKQEEILLKVCKEISSLFEKNLMFLKFINKEFDRFDHYQARIFFAKIGDKNFILPSKKGLNKLVDFKHPALHEPKPITIDFSKSVVMITGVNAGGKTMMLKSILSAVLLSKYLLPYNAHKDTVIGTFKEINAVLDDPQSVKNDISTFAGRMVEFSKLFGAKNAIVGVDEIELGTDSDEAASLFKVVIEELIQKDIKIIITTHHKRLAALMAANPNVELIAALYDEENRKPTYEFLQGTIGKSYAFETASRYGIPHNVIKKAKEVYGEDKDRLNELIERSSALEIEYKQKIAKLDDEIAEHERLNRNLKETKENLDDHIYMEKSKLHKEYKDARDEAKKAIKAKVAKGHQHLNIAHDKAQSIKTEKVQEVVADLKVGDRVKYRSTKGVLISIKGKKAFIENDMGMKVQVLLADLQRSGNPPKVKAKPKTTVTVQKPDSGHVKLDLHGQRSDEAIENLDKFLSDALIAGFDEILVYHGIGTGKLSYAVKKFLDSHPKVKSYTDAHPSQGGFGAKVITL; encoded by the coding sequence ATGCAAGATATATTTAAAAAATTAGACTTATTAGATTATATAGATTCTTTTTCAAAACTTTTATCAAGAGAAAAATCAATTATTTTAGAAGGTGATATTAATATTCACCATAGATTGATAAAAGAACTATCAAATTATCAGATAAAAGAACCACCAAAGTTAGAAAATCTTGATTCTGCATTGATTCATATCCAGAAACAAGGTATTTTAAAAGTTTATGAGATTTATGAGTTTGTTAAAATCATCAAATATTTTTCTTATTTAAAAAAGTTTAACTTTGATGGAAAACTGCAAGAATGGATTGATAAAATTATAATACCAAATGAAATAATAAATATTTCTTCTTATTTTGATGAGAAATCAAATTTAAGACAGGGTATAAATGAAGACTATGATGCAATAAAAGGTGCAATTTATCAAAATAAGCAAGAAATAAAACAGAGTCTTTATAAGATAATAAACTCAACAAAACTACGAAGCTATTTAGTTGATTCTCAGGTACATTACATAAATGGTGAAGAGTGTATTTTAGTTCGTGGTGGTTTTAATCATATATTAAAAGCTTCGGTAATAAATAGGTCAAATTCAGGTTTCTTCTATGTTCTTCCTCATAGTGTTAGTGCTTTAAAACAAAAACAGAGTGATTTACTAAATAAACAAGAAGAGATACTATTAAAAGTGTGTAAAGAGATTAGTTCTTTATTTGAAAAAAATCTAATGTTTTTAAAATTTATAAACAAAGAGTTTGATAGATTTGATCACTATCAAGCAAGAATCTTTTTTGCAAAAATAGGAGATAAGAATTTTATTCTTCCCTCAAAAAAAGGTTTAAATAAACTAGTTGATTTTAAACATCCAGCGTTACATGAGCCTAAACCAATTACTATTGATTTTTCTAAATCAGTTGTTATGATTACAGGTGTAAATGCAGGGGGTAAAACGATGATGCTTAAATCTATTTTATCAGCAGTGCTACTTTCAAAGTATCTACTTCCATACAACGCACATAAAGATACAGTTATTGGGACATTTAAAGAGATAAATGCAGTATTAGATGACCCTCAAAGTGTTAAAAATGATATTTCTACTTTTGCAGGACGTATGGTAGAGTTTTCAAAGCTTTTTGGAGCTAAAAATGCAATTGTTGGTGTAGATGAAATAGAACTTGGAACAGATTCTGATGAAGCTGCAAGTTTATTTAAAGTTGTTATTGAAGAGTTAATTCAAAAAGATATTAAAATTATAATTACAACTCACCACAAAAGATTAGCTGCACTTATGGCTGCAAATCCTAATGTAGAGTTAATAGCAGCTCTTTATGATGAGGAGAATCGTAAACCAACATATGAGTTTTTACAAGGAACAATTGGAAAATCGTATGCTTTTGAAACAGCTTCAAGATATGGAATTCCACATAATGTAATCAAAAAGGCAAAAGAAGTTTATGGTGAAGATAAAGATAGGTTAAATGAACTTATCGAAAGAAGTAGTGCTTTAGAAATTGAATATAAGCAAAAGATTGCAAAATTAGACGATGAAATTGCAGAACATGAGAGATTAAATAGAAATCTAAAAGAGACAAAAGAGAATTTAGATGATCATATTTATATGGAAAAATCTAAACTTCATAAAGAATATAAAGATGCAAGAGACGAAGCTAAAAAAGCAATAAAAGCAAAAGTTGCAAAAGGTCATCAACATTTAAATATTGCACATGATAAAGCACAGTCAATAAAAACTGAAAAGGTTCAAGAAGTAGTTGCAGATTTAAAAGTAGGGGATAGAGTAAAATATAGAAGTACAAAAGGTGTATTAATTTCAATAAAAGGTAAAAAAGCATTTATTGAAAATGATATGGGAATGAAAGTACAAGTATTACTTGCTGATTTACAAAGAAGTGGAAATCCTCCCAAAGTAAAGGCTAAACCTAAAACAACTGTTACTGTTCAAAAACCTGATTCAGGACATGTGAAACTTGACTTACATGGACAACGTTCTGATGAGGCAATAGAGAACTTAGATAAATTTTTATCTGATGCTCTTATAGCTGGTTTTGATGAAATATTAGTTTACCATGGAATTGGTACTGGAAAATTATCTTATGCGGTAAAAAAGTTTTTAGATTCTCATCCTAAAGTTAAATCTTACACAGATGCACATCCTTCTCAAGGTGGTTTTGGAGCTAAAGTAATAACACTTTAA
- a CDS encoding PAS domain-containing protein, with translation MSQEVKLNRDTMIVSETDKDGIILYANADFCKIAGYTKDELINNPHNIVRHFDMPKAAFKDLWDTVQSGKIWNGIVKNKTQNGGFYWVNATAFQSKDSQGNTRYISVRVKPTDEEIKNAKELYKTLK, from the coding sequence ATGAGTCAAGAAGTAAAATTAAATAGAGATACTATGATTGTATCAGAAACTGACAAAGATGGTATTATCCTTTATGCAAATGCAGATTTTTGTAAAATCGCAGGATATACAAAAGATGAGTTAATAAACAATCCACATAATATTGTAAGACATTTCGATATGCCAAAAGCTGCATTCAAAGACTTATGGGATACTGTTCAATCTGGAAAAATATGGAATGGCATTGTAAAAAACAAAACCCAAAATGGAGGGTTTTATTGGGTAAATGCTACTGCTTTTCAATCTAAAGATAGTCAAGGAAATACAAGATATATCTCAGTTAGAGTAAAACCAACAGATGAAGAAATTAAAAATGCTAAAGAGCTATATAAAACGCTAAAATAA
- a CDS encoding methyl-accepting chemotaxis protein: MFFNNTKNTHEIIDALNKIEAFIKNDINKIQIESNNCTGDNKIIMDKILDISNLMETKQREDMTVYGEIMLSTEKLSDGFTSDRITKKTSNEKLNYIAKSINVMSDKIETSLSNIQNVLSEYSEHNFLNTIDTEMFRGGDLKKLSTGINYLKNEITKNLLSTYETSLTMQKESTTLLDNSSNLSNSTATQAASLEEASVAIEEITNTISNNTVTATQMSKYGEEVKVAIKNGMQLASETVKAMNEINDSTKEVHQALDMIDQIAFQTNILSLNAAVEAATAGEAGKGFAVVAQEVRNLASRSADAAKEIKSIVENATLKANEGKGIADNMISGYEILNNNISETTELISKVVKASKEQENGISLINTSVSQIDTLTQQNAMVAENVKTISMQMNTIANANVEEISKSQFEGKNKLQGT, encoded by the coding sequence ATGTTTTTTAACAATACAAAAAATACACATGAAATAATTGATGCATTAAATAAAATTGAAGCATTTATTAAAAATGATATCAATAAAATTCAAATAGAATCTAATAATTGTACTGGTGATAATAAAATTATTATGGATAAAATATTAGATATCTCGAACTTGATGGAAACAAAACAAAGAGAAGATATGACAGTTTATGGTGAAATTATGCTTTCAACTGAAAAACTATCAGATGGATTTACAAGCGATAGGATTACTAAGAAAACATCAAATGAAAAGCTAAACTATATTGCAAAATCTATTAATGTGATGTCTGATAAGATAGAAACATCTTTATCGAATATTCAAAATGTTCTATCTGAATATTCTGAACATAATTTTTTAAATACTATTGATACAGAAATGTTTCGAGGTGGAGATTTAAAAAAACTTTCTACTGGAATTAATTATCTAAAAAATGAAATTACAAAAAATTTACTTTCAACTTATGAAACTAGTTTAACTATGCAAAAAGAATCAACTACTCTTTTAGATAATTCAAGTAATCTTTCAAATTCTACAGCAACTCAAGCAGCTTCTTTAGAAGAAGCTTCTGTAGCTATTGAAGAAATTACAAATACAATTTCTAATAATACAGTTACAGCAACACAAATGTCAAAATATGGTGAGGAAGTAAAAGTTGCTATTAAAAATGGTATGCAACTTGCGTCAGAAACAGTAAAAGCAATGAATGAAATTAATGATTCTACAAAAGAGGTACATCAAGCACTTGATATGATTGATCAAATTGCTTTTCAAACAAATATTCTGTCTCTTAATGCCGCTGTAGAAGCCGCAACTGCAGGAGAAGCTGGAAAAGGTTTTGCAGTAGTTGCACAAGAAGTAAGAAACTTAGCCTCAAGAAGTGCTGATGCAGCAAAAGAGATTAAAAGTATTGTTGAAAATGCAACATTAAAAGCTAATGAAGGAAAAGGTATTGCTGATAATATGATATCTGGATATGAAATTTTAAATAACAACATATCAGAAACAACAGAACTCATATCAAAAGTTGTAAAAGCTTCAAAAGAGCAAGAGAATGGAATATCATTAATAAACACTAGTGTTTCTCAAATAGATACTCTAACACAACAAAATGCGATGGTAGCAGAAAATGTAAAAACAATCTCAATGCAAATGAATACTATTGCTAACGCAAATGTAGAAGAAATAAGTAAATCACAATTTGAAGGAAAAAATAAACTTCAAGGAACTTAA
- the mog gene encoding molybdopterin adenylyltransferase, whose amino-acid sequence MSDNIAKIGIITASDRASKGIYEDLSGKAIIDTMNDYLTSPWQEVYRCIEDDQKTIEETMKDLVDNEGCCLVVTTGGTGPAARDVTPEATEAVCDRMMPGFGELMRAESLKFVPTAILSRQTAGLRGSSLIVNLPGKPKSIRECLDAVFPAIPYCIDLMEGPFLECNEEVIKPFRPKKK is encoded by the coding sequence ATGAGTGATAATATCGCTAAAATTGGAATAATTACAGCTTCTGATAGGGCAAGTAAAGGTATATATGAAGATTTATCAGGTAAAGCAATTATTGATACTATGAATGATTATTTAACATCTCCTTGGCAAGAGGTTTATAGATGCATTGAAGATGACCAAAAAACTATTGAAGAGACTATGAAAGATTTAGTTGACAATGAAGGTTGTTGTTTAGTTGTAACAACAGGTGGAACAGGTCCAGCTGCAAGAGATGTTACTCCTGAAGCTACAGAAGCAGTATGTGATAGAATGATGCCTGGTTTTGGTGAATTAATGCGTGCAGAGTCTTTAAAGTTTGTACCAACAGCTATTCTTTCTCGACAAACAGCAGGTTTAAGAGGAAGTTCTTTAATTGTAAATCTTCCAGGTAAACCAAAATCTATTAGAGAATGTTTAGATGCAGTTTTCCCTGCTATTCCATATTGTATTGATTTAATGGAAGGTCCATTTTTAGAATGTAATGAAGAGGTTATCAAACCTTTTAGACCAAAGAAAAAATAA
- the bioV gene encoding pimelyl-ACP methyl ester esterase BioV, which yields MISKYFSGFSLENEEELFSKYIIENDFTISGFSYGAIKAFEYVLETQKRVDTLQLFSPAFFQIEDEKFKRMQLMFFKKDTKSYCDNFLKNITYSETINTSNYFTQGTLEELDELLNYTWDDEKLNEIIDRGIKIEIYLGGKDKIINSNAAKEFFKNYGTVYFIKEKGHIL from the coding sequence ATGATATCTAAATATTTTTCTGGTTTTTCTTTAGAAAATGAAGAAGAACTATTTTCAAAATACATAATTGAAAATGATTTTACAATATCTGGTTTTTCATATGGTGCTATTAAAGCTTTTGAGTATGTATTAGAAACTCAAAAAAGAGTAGACACTTTACAGTTATTTTCTCCCGCATTTTTTCAAATTGAGGACGAAAAATTTAAACGAATGCAATTGATGTTTTTTAAAAAAGATACAAAATCATATTGCGATAACTTTTTAAAGAATATCACTTATTCTGAAACTATAAATACAAGTAATTATTTTACACAAGGTACTTTAGAAGAACTTGATGAGCTTTTAAATTATACATGGGATGATGAAAAATTAAATGAAATTATAGATAGAGGAATAAAAATAGAAATCTATTTAGGTGGAAAAGACAAAATTATAAATTCAAATGCTGCAAAAGAATTTTTTAAAAATTATGGAACAGTTTATTTTATTAAAGAAAAAGGACATATTTTATGA
- a CDS encoding AAA family ATPase produces the protein MSQHSNKNSLDKNVKFMGISAIILIVLFVYTLYKSSDYIEAGSYYFGIIFLLVLLVFAIVVRFNQEKIQKFLNKNKNTNSNFSKELSSVQDNKQEELPSNITAVNSNITFKDIAGISEVKGELVEIVDFLNKPSKYLQHGVKLPKGVLLVGPPGVGKTLIARAVAGEADVPFFYQSGASFVQIYVGMGAKRVRELFMKAKASAPAIVFIDEIDAIGKKRGGKVNDERESTLNELLTQMDGFDGDSGVIVVAATNKIEVLDDALLRAGRFDRRVFINLPNIEDRKKILELYLDSKHYEFDIDKLSQETSGFSSAALATLINEALLSMIKRDSKILELQDIELAKNKLEFGKKENLLLNEEQKEILAVYQASKAFITKSKVALFDESVKKIDSVYPSYNELLENIRRYLAGSIGVEIIKKQKYAINSNDLNKAHELAQDIVSNYKMAKNADVLIEDISNNLRSELSHNATDINRLKNIMIKNEVITSDDI, from the coding sequence ATGTCGCAACATTCAAATAAGAACAGTTTAGATAAAAATGTAAAGTTTATGGGGATTTCTGCCATTATTCTTATAGTGTTATTTGTTTATACACTTTATAAAAGTAGTGATTATATTGAAGCTGGTTCATATTATTTTGGAATAATATTTTTATTAGTTTTATTAGTCTTTGCAATAGTCGTACGATTTAATCAAGAAAAAATTCAAAAGTTTTTAAATAAAAATAAAAATACAAATAGTAATTTCTCTAAAGAACTTTCAAGTGTACAAGATAATAAGCAAGAAGAATTACCTTCAAATATAACTGCTGTAAATTCAAATATTACATTTAAAGATATTGCAGGAATATCTGAAGTAAAAGGTGAACTTGTTGAGATAGTTGACTTTTTAAATAAACCAAGCAAATATTTACAACATGGTGTAAAATTACCTAAAGGTGTTCTTCTAGTTGGCCCTCCAGGTGTTGGAAAAACGCTTATTGCAAGGGCAGTTGCAGGGGAAGCTGATGTTCCATTTTTTTATCAAAGTGGTGCAAGCTTTGTTCAAATATATGTAGGAATGGGTGCAAAAAGAGTTCGTGAATTGTTTATGAAAGCAAAGGCTAGTGCTCCTGCTATTGTATTTATTGATGAAATAGATGCAATTGGTAAAAAAAGAGGTGGTAAGGTAAATGATGAAAGAGAGTCTACTTTAAATGAACTTTTAACACAAATGGATGGATTTGATGGTGATTCAGGTGTTATTGTAGTTGCTGCTACAAATAAAATAGAAGTACTTGATGATGCACTTTTGAGAGCAGGAAGATTTGATAGACGAGTATTTATAAATCTACCAAATATTGAAGATAGAAAAAAAATATTAGAGTTGTACTTAGATTCAAAACATTATGAATTTGATATAGATAAATTATCACAAGAGACCTCAGGATTTAGTTCTGCTGCTCTTGCAACTTTAATAAATGAAGCTTTATTAAGTATGATAAAAAGAGATTCTAAAATATTAGAATTACAAGATATAGAACTCGCAAAGAATAAATTAGAATTTGGTAAAAAAGAGAATCTTTTATTGAATGAAGAACAAAAAGAAATTCTAGCTGTTTACCAAGCAAGTAAGGCATTTATAACAAAAAGTAAAGTAGCTTTATTTGATGAGAGTGTTAAGAAAATAGATTCTGTATATCCATCATATAATGAACTTTTAGAAAATATTAGAAGGTATTTAGCTGGTTCTATAGGTGTTGAAATTATAAAAAAACAAAAATATGCTATTAATAGTAATGATTTGAATAAAGCACATGAATTAGCTCAAGATATAGTATCAAATTATAAAATGGCTAAAAATGCAGATGTTTTAATTGAAGATATTAGTAATAACTTACGCTCTGAGCTTTCTCATAATGCCACAGATATTAATAGATTAAAAAATATTATGATAAAAAATGAGGTGATTACTTCTGATGATATCTAA